The Rhizoctonia solani chromosome 14, complete sequence genome has a segment encoding these proteins:
- a CDS encoding ICE-like protease (caspase) p20 domain protein, giving the protein MSTAPQRIPAYVLIIAINGHNLFAPESDAYRLRDTLVQIGIPEYAIQLLIGAHATRNAIIHHLRNIATNPNILKDAPIIIYFAGHGVQQRFPIPGLGTINAECIIPFDTLSSGNQVLPIPDITISALLGEIAKEKGDQIMLLLDCCHSGSGSRDSDNESRGKLPDGLLNIDGEEFKNEDGDIWASFLRENGSADVGPKSRSIATSSPGSLRYQGIKSHTLIASCREYEESFEYSKSGQAPTGVFTSALIDAFHDCQETGMIWDVTYTGFFFRLKSFMNDDIQGLQRQFGRDKFNQTPQLEGYNLERRVFATPALPHRDHAIAPITATGRPDHYIIPVSSLAGVRPDSEFEVYDYSQGQPRTKGRFRVSAIDEARGSTTIVGSGQNPRLSPDAYAVLCILPPPLYIELSPHLYQIWTSPDFQSDLGKRLNANYPVDRFIALVRPGQASKLRVSPSASTGGIKIEPTDGRSRSIALRDQRASRLSDALAKAVMFYYHLERQVVVPRNDTPFELQAFELIDSVPNDIHYRSILVPDSRRSINFSPNEETRIYHSNAHFGLYLKNRTSYSYYIYIFYFDPNDFSITPIYLPPTDMPSVPKEGELTIGYGNNGAPPLTFTVAPGLTTDPGFFKIFYSTSPSEVGAIKQKGVDPNQRGTPRPGTPYYQPTSPSYGSVLYPIAVFSRPPGSRH; this is encoded by the exons ATGTCTACCGCTCCCCAAAGGATTCCCGCATACGTGCTTATCATTGCTATTAATGGGCATAATCTCTTTGCTCCCGAATCCGATGCATACCGACTGCGCGACACATTGGTTCAGATTGGTATTCCAGAGTATGCTATTCAACTACTCATTGGTGCGCATGCAACTCGCAATGCAATCATTCACCACCTGCGTAATATCGCGACGAACCCCAACATCTTGAAGGACGCACCTATCATTATCTATTTTGCTG GTCATGGTGTGCAACAGAGGTTCCCCATCCCCGGCCTTGGAACTATCAACGCCGAATGTATCATTCCATTCGATACTCTATCTAGCGGAAATCAGGTGCTGCCTATTCCCGACATAACAATATCTGCACTCCTTGGCGAGATCGCAAAGGAGAAAGGCGATCAGATT ATGCTTCTACTCGATTGCTGTCACTCTGGAAGCGGATCTCGCGATAGTGACAACGAAAGTCGTGGAAAATTGCCAGATGGCCTCTTGAATATCGATGGGGAAGAATTCAAGAACGAAGATGGTGATATCTGGGCCAGCTTCCTTCGGGAGAATGGCAGTGCAGATGTAGGTCCCAAGTCCCGGTCTATAGCTACGTCTAGCCCGGGCTCGCTCCGCTACCAAGGAATCAAGTCTCACACCCTCATCGCTTCCTGTCGTGAATACGAGGAATCCTTCGAATACTCTAAAAGCGGGCAGGCTCCTACAGGTGTCTTTACCTCCGCCCTGATAGATGCGTTCCATGACTGTCAAGAAACTGGAATGATATGGGACGTAACCTATACAGGGTTCTTTTTTCGTCTCAAGAGCTTCATGAACGATGATATTCAAGGCCTCCAGCGGCAATTCGGGCGAGACAAATTCAACCAAACGCCTCAGTTAGAAGGGTACAATCTAGAGCGGCGTGTCTTTGCTACCCCAGCACTCCCTCATCGCGACCACGCTATCGCCCCTATCACAGCTACGGGAAGGCCCGATCATTATATCATTCCCGTTAGCTCACTTGCAGGGGTGCGCCCAGACTCTGAATTCGAGGTGTACGACTATTCTCAAGGCCAGCCCCGCACCAAAGGTCGTTTCCGCGTATCGGCCATTGACGAAGCCCGTGGCAGCACCACAATCGTGGGTAGCGGCCAAAATCCACGGCTCAGCCCTGACGCCTATGCCGTCCTGTGCATACTACCTCCTCCACTTTACATAGAACTATCGCCTCATCTTTATCAGATATGGACGTCCCCCGATTTCCAGAGCGATCTAGGAAAACGGCTGAATGCAAACTACCCAGTCGACCGTTTTATTGCTCTCGTTCGACCCGGGCAGGCTTCAAAACTGCGCGTTTCACCGTCCGCATCGACGGGTGGGATCAAGATAGAACCCACAGACGGTCGGAGCCGCTCGATTGCACTGCGTGACCAGCGTGCTTCTCGTCTATCCGATGCGCTCGCCAAGGCTGTGATGTTTTATTACCATCTCGAGCGCCAGGTTGTTGTCCCTCGTAATGACACGCCATTCGAATTGCAAGCTTTTGAATTGATCGACTCGGTTCCGAACGATATACACTATCGTAGCATACTCGTCCCCGATTCAAGGCGATCTATCAATTTCTCCCCTAATGAAGAGACTCGCATCTATCATTCAAACGCTCATTTCGGGCTGTATCTCAAGAATCGTACGAGCTATTCATACTACATCTATATATTCTATTTCGATCCGA ACGATTTTTCGATAACACCCATTTATCTTCCTCCAACAGACATGCCCTCAGTACCCAAAGAAGGGGAGCTTACGATCGGTTATGGAAACAATGGCGCACCCCCGTTGACTTTCACGGTCGCTCCTGGCTTGACCACCGATCCTGGTTTCTTCAAGATCTTCTATTCGACTAGTCCATCCGAAGTGGGGGCTATCAAGCAAAAAGGCGTCGATCCTAACCAGCGCGGTACCCCTCGCCCAGGAACACCTTATTACCAGCCGACCTCGCCCTCGTATGGTTCGGTGTTATATCCAATTGCTGTTTTCAGCCGTCCTCCGGGCTCGAGACATTAG
- a CDS encoding Zinc cluster transcriptional activator, with amino-acid sequence MNDNDVCLAEFYFYTLGDKTVYNQQLNDLFVCYTLSRGLQKPCNSPRRPPLPLELILRIVRFAGFTDPKPDMNLTMDAVILAKTIAHGLSSDLYMTERLTRAQLASMARLQLIELPWDDSEPTYDFHDIHPYTWAFIPLGTQDERFGFTGSPKGIVAALFPCRNGTEAAAVQTLSEDVVIGETFPLEHVISQQLEEGEMPCVVVISRERARLLVWRWWEPKL; translated from the exons ATGAACGACAACGACGTCTGTTTAGCTGAATTCTATTTCTATACTCTTGGTGATAAGACTGTGTACAACCAACAGCTCAACGATTTATTCGTGTGCTATACACTCTCCCGAGGCCTTCAGAAACCATGCAATTCACCGAGGCGGCCGCCACTGCCTCTCGAACTTATCCTCCGTATCGTTCGCTTTGCTGGTTTCACAGATCCCAAGCCGGATATGAACTTGACTATGGATGCCGTGATACTTGCGAAGACGATTGCACACGGGCTCTCTTCGGACTTGTACATGACTGAGAGGCTTACTCGTGCCCAGCTTGCTTCAATGGCGCGTCTCCAGCTTATAGAACTGCCGTGGGACGACAGC GAACCCACCTATGACTTTCATGACATACATCCCTACACATGGGCATTTATCCCCCTGGGGACCCAAGATGAGAGATTTGGATTCACGGGTAGCCCAAAGGGAATTGTTGCCGCGCTCTTCCCGTGCCGTAACGGGACGGAAGCGGCGGCCGTTCAAACTCTGAGCGAAGATGTGGTCATTGGCGAGACCTTTCCTCTCGAGCATGTGATTAGTCAGCAGTTGGAGGAAGGGGAGATGCCTTGTGTGGTTGTAATCTCGCGAGAACGTGCGCGGCTATTGGTTTGGAGGTGGTGGGAGCCTAAGCTCTAG
- a CDS encoding cytochrome P450 family protein, with protein MSTDISTYFSSTLQYLGIPQDNNLYYALLGILGTAGTISLLKRMSSDSSLSALAGPTSTSAIWGNTPDMFNSQTSMKFHDQLRESYGSVCLVKGPFGANELWVSDPRAMSEIIMKGHDDFKQPDWFLTWLRLIFGPAVITVFGDQHKIQRKVLHRNQSVLACTLSTANTFGRFSILFLLQVICEITPTVTAIAHKLVEMVASDVQVDGENNRVIDMFKWVHLISLEIISQAGMGHSFGVLEGTVPDYLHASRDVFALMSEMWYLQPFIGPLSRMGPAFIRRALVEAIPHRPIQKMKNVVDTMNETAIGIIKKKKEALENGTLDSEVAAGNDIMTALLKQSLAVAPQDRMTDEEVLAQVNGLAFAGHDTTSSALSRTLHLLAEHQDVQVKLREEIRQAYNSYGKNLDYDQLNSLSYLDAVCRESLRLHSPASAIARTATSDWDLPLYYPVTAKDGKSVVTNIHVTKGTSIHLSIRAANMDERTWGEDAGEFRPGRWLEPLPPSLSNARIPGVYSSTMTFSGGPRSCPGMKFSQLEMKLVLSNLVGSFQFDSSEDNIKWNDDGIVKPYIQHKDGSLSDEPAMLLRVTVTEES; from the exons ATGTCAACTGATATTTCAACCTACTTCAGCTCAACACTTCAATACCTTGGAATCCCGCAGGACAACAACCTTTACTATGCTTTACTTGGTATACTCGGAACGGCGGGCACAATCTCCTTGTTGAAAAGAATGAGCTCAGATTCGAGTCTTTCAGCCCTCGCCGGGCCTACCTCAACTTCTGCCATTTGGG GAAACACCCCAGACATGTTTAACAGCCAGACAAGTATGAAGTTTCACGACCAGCTAAGGGAAAGCTATGGTTCCGTCTGTCTTGTGAAGGGACCGTTTGGG GCAAATGAACTATGGGTATCGGACCCCCGGGCTATGAGCGAGATCATAATGAAAGGCCATGACGATTTTAAACAGCCTGACTGGTTTTTGAC TTGGTTAAGGCTCATCTTTGGGCCAGCAGTGATCACAGTATTTG GGGATCAGCACAAAATTCAACGCAAGGTACTACATAGGAATCAATCGGTTTTGGCCTGTACCCTAAGCACTGCTAATACTTTTGGCAGATTCTCAATCCTGTTTTTACTGCAAGTCATATGCGAAATT ACACCTACAGTAACCGCGATTGCACACAAA CTGGTCGAGATGGTGGCATCGGATGTGCAAGTCGATGGAGAAAATAATAGGGTAATCGATATGTTTAAATGGGTCCACCTTATTTCGCTCGAGATCATTAGTCAAGCAG GAATGGGCCACTCGtttggagtactggaaggcACCGTACCGGACTACCTTCACGCATCCCGTGACGTATT TGCCTTGATGTCAGAGATGTGGTATCTCCAACCTTTTATCGGGCCTTTGTCACGAATGGGGCCGGCATTTATCCGCCGTGCGTTAGTGGAGGCTATCCCCCACCGTCCTATCCAGAAGATGAAAAACGTAGTGGATACCATGAACGAAACG GCGATTGGTATtatcaagaagaaaaaggagGCACTTGAAAACGGCACCCTAGACTCAGAAGTGGCAGCCGGAAATGATATAATGACAGCTCTGC TCAAACAGAGTCTTGCAGTCGCTCCACAGGATCGGATGACCGACGAAGAAGTATTGGCTCAAGTAAA TGGGCTGGCATTTGCTGGACATGATACCACAAG CTCTGCGTTGTCACGCACACTTCACTTGCTGGCCGAGCATCAAGACGTCCAGGTCAAGCTCAGGGAAGAAATTCGGCAAGCATATAATTCGTATGGAAAGAATCTTGACTACGACCAGCTCAATTCTCTTTCCTACTTGGACGCGGTGTGTCGTGAATCCTTGCGTCTCCATTCTCCAGCGAGCGCCATAGCGCGCACTGCAACCAGTGATTGGGATTTGCCCCTTTATTACCCAGTCACTGCTAAAGATGGGAAGTCTGTGGTTACTAATATCCATGTCACTAAAGGCACCAGCATACATTTATCCATCCGGGCGGCCAATATGGATGA ACGAACCTGGGGAGAAGATGCTGGAGAGTTCAGGCCAGGTCGTTGGCTTGAGCCACTTCCGCCCAGCTTATCGAACGCCCGAATCCCTGGTGTTTACTCGTCTAC TATGACGTTTTCAGGAGGGCCGCGTTCGTGCCC CGGGATGAAGTTTTCCCAACTAGAGATGA AACTAGTCCTCTCGAATCTCGTGGGGTCCTTCCAGTTCGATTCTTCCGAAGACAATATCAAGTGGAATGATGATGGAATCGTCAAACCATACATTCAACACAAAGACGGATCACTCAGCGATGAACCTGCAATGCTTCTCAGGGTTACTGTCACGGAAGAGTCGTAG
- a CDS encoding ICE-like protease (caspase) p20 domain protein — MVSDRQQPPSPKVGVYGLIIGINIYKRPQIHPDLMGCVGDANSVLKYFTEDLNVPEENFLCLYDEKATREGILQGFVTHLIRNPAIRYHTPIVIYYAGHGDRMPAPSGWQAADNMVEMILPHDAGTMDANGHLSQAKGNNITVILDSCNSGSGTRSIEVRSRNSHDRYSPDIPNNLDAKLRRSLGVDYPTEIEHNLASKQPAGTLLAPSLDTHILLAACQEEELAQEIPNVDPETHELGNPPSKGVFTSTLLHELRKADLGYTSYTTLFRNMLSTHREFRPKLSQPLGRQTFQCEGRNQDRLLFSVQFSISKGKISLMPTSDKAVYRARVGSAQGVVPGTEFGVFTDRMDSKAPPLAMLVARSVGPTMSELSSIEPNNPQDIPGGAYATIIKYNDHSNGVRIWVDEGVRADEFWQRIITNLQPLPIFWADSKSPGHQDMEIVMFGEDIHVRGGHLTPGNLGNPHTLRRHYDEKRLVEMLCAIVYFHYHLKVKNSDAPLREKLGVTLRELKEKNNNWGSIIYESVGNDLFGESVSNGTVTIIHPDPDKIYGLELVNNSTENLYPYILYYDFEDYSVTCLYEPAGRTVKPPLPASKTLVIGYGSTGSQPFQVDFTNPRSIKEYGAFVLLVASQWVDIGYLQQGSPFENIPMDARGERRGSLDSIVWDNIIIRVEMLKPNES, encoded by the exons ATGGTCTCAGACCGTCAGCAGCCACCATCTCCGAAGGTAGGAGTCTATGGGCTCATCATCGGTATCAACATATACAAGCGCCCCCAAATACACCCAGATCTAATGGGATGTGTCGGTGACGCTAATTCTGTCCTCAAGTATTTCACTGAAGACCTCAATGTCCCAGAGGAGAATTTTCTGTGCCTCTATGATGAGAAGGCAACTCGGGAAGGTATCCTACAGGGCTTTGTGACGCACTTGATTCGTAATCCGGCTATCAGGTACCATACTCCGATAGTCATATATTATGCTG GACATGGCGATCGCATGCCAGCTCCTAGTGGTTGGCAAGCAGCGGACAATATGGTAGAGATGATCCTGCCCCACGATGCTGGTACTATGGACGCAAACGGACA CCTAAGTCAGGCCAAGGGGAATAACATT ACGGTCATCCTAGATTCTTGCAACTCTGGTAGTGGTACTCGAAGTATCGAGGTTCGATCCCGCAACTCCCATGATCGATATTCTCCTGATATACCCAATAATCTGGATGCAAAGCTAAGGCGATCTTTGGGAGTTGATTATCCAACAGAGATAGAGCACAACCTTGCCTCGAAGCAGCCCGCCGGAACTCTGCTAGCACCCAGCCTTGATACCCATATCCTACTGGCAGCCTGTCAAGAGGAGGAACTAGCCCAAGAGATCCCGAATGTAGATCCTGAAACTCATGAACTGGGCAATCCACCATCCAAAGGGGTTTTCACAAGTACCCTCCTCCATGAACTTCGCAAAGCCGACCTTGGATATACCAGCTACACGACCCTATTTCGTAACATGTTATCGACCCACCGCGAGTTCCGTCCCAAGCTCTCCCAGCCACTTGGACGACAGACGTTCCAGTGCGAAGGTCGGAACCAAGATCGTTTACTCTTTAGCGTCCAGTTCTCTATTTCAAAGGGCAAAATAAGTCTTATGCCTACGTCCGACAAAGCAGTCTATCGTGCTAGAGTTGGAAGCGCACAGGGGGTCGTACCCGGGACAGAGTTCGGAGTGTTCACCGATAGGATGGACTCCAAGGCTCCTCCCCTCGCGATGCTGGTCGCGAGAAGTGTCGGACCAACCATGTCGGAACTATCCAGCATAGAGCCCAACAACCCACAAGACATCCCGGGAGGCGCATACGCCACCATAATCAAATACAATGACCACTCTAACGGAGTGCGGATCTGGGTAGACGAAGGGGTTAGAGCAGACGAGTTTTGGCAACGTATTATCACCAACCTGCAGCCGCTTCCCATTTTCTGGGCCGACTCAAAATCTCCCGGGCATCAGGATATGGAGATAGTGATGTTTGGTGAAGATATCCACGTTCGAGGGGGACACCTGACTCCGGGGAATTTGGGAAACCCCCACACACTGAGACGCCACTACGATGAGAAGCGACTGGTAGAGATGCTCTGTGCAATTGTTTACTTCCACTACCACTTGAAGGTGAAAAACAGCGACGCTCCTCTTCGCGAGAAACTCGGCGTAACTCTACGAGagctgaaggagaagaacaACAACTGGGGGAGCATAATCTACGAGTCTGTTGGAAATGATTTGTTTGGCGAGAGCGTTTCGAACGGCACAGTTACCATTATCCACCCAGACCCCGACAAGATATACGGGCTGGAGCTTGTCAATAACTCGACAGAAAACCTCTACCCTTACATACTTTACTACGACTTTGAGGACTACAGCGTAACATGCCTTTACGAGCCTGCGGGTCGAACCGTTAAACCACCCCTTCCTGCCAGTAAAACGTTAGTCATAGGTTACGGATCTACGGGGTCTCAACCGTTCCAAGTAGATTTCACCAATCCAAGATCTATAAAGGAGTATGGGGCATTTGTTTTGTTGGTAGCTAGCCAATGGGTTGACATCGGGTATCTCCAGCAAGGATCTCCATTTGAAAATATCCCGATGGACGCTCGAGGGGAACGGCGGGGTTCTTTGGACTCCATTGTTTGGGATAATATCATCATCCGGGTTGAAATGCTTAAACCAAATGAGAGTTAA
- a CDS encoding topoisomerase 1-associated factor 1 codes for MSSDEGDIVDISSSESDSENESLQNEEQQPIKEPTRRDILGPVIQSTVAALGGVETDAATGVTRYVLGDDCLGCLRDLKKLWRKDDTDDERTVARVFWETRVLQNDLVPILIETAGGDIVGDKRAVACADVIGAMTWPIDIAAELKELDEQLDERTDYATLVLAQLHYKEALARPEVLKALQNIIMPCMAKDKRSRSERDTQIISLVLYIFRNLLLLKDPPRASSSLSASSTSLASLQSRLLVSLRTTGLLDLFLTCTSNADAPEFSEFSAVLLEITYLIIRGVGVRDVAKVKEKVARKGESGMLGDGEDEQLKALLDQEKRQRQIAKRGAPTRHSRFGTTIALKTNKEQYILHRQEAIKADPSEMIDMVKKKRAKKTVRVDEVGVFNPLSSEALGALAMFAGKFVESCFNTFMSCVLKDIKSERPKYTEKDNLRLLFLTKWFLEFFLMVRENQEKERKQKGLVAGALELWPFGYVSEVVEHGWAPWVLRRMRAAVEEKPKLWVELHAGMDCLTQLLNLIVLMAQDPDEANQEAAETLQHQLYYNGEALDVALESLRGYKDQSIAYLDSAVHLAYVLLRMLEKWAHSQGEMYVRKKKKSRAKKAKGVSEEEGIVDVDSDEGEEKATEDLVKEQMFVFEKYEAKFAQEDIAHACLVYLARWREFTSSEQMRRIVGLLHRQAVKAKAEGFFFKVSTLALFQSILKNQASLPKDQPYKDLLQLINFILRKFFKNAQEHPLLLVEAFFPKNRGQWKAYSSYEPEVKPKSKPAGKAEVGVKKGFKTSEQIGIAVACLVEEDSKSLIDWVVDVLKRVGRQRQAIVEETDAGEDPPSDEDEEAAAARQAALQKKVPSQEAMNKFEEYRIPYLDDQQSEAATSNKYLKLLMRLVGFTCTDDDALEPEWHVPKQLTPSELQTSQNVIEQYLANPIDLQGKKAKEHLTAKRSTRRKREEYEESSSSSEESKGLSDTGEEDFLPNDEASVQRRAARRAAREERRAAKRQRREERESKKRERKKKEVQVYKSAEIIEDSDAELGDDDAFFAKERELMEKAKQAGQGAYASGTMLEHGTKKRKKKEGGQKRRGKRTKDVFEADAEPLIGDDDDDGSNSEKEAEPVSKPRPRPRPRPKPKQPSPEESPKSVAEDVDARSSGDEGPIVRARPRPRPRIPVESDEE; via the exons ATGTCGTCTGACGAAGGTGACATTGTCGACATTTCCTCTTCTGAGAGTGACTCGGAAAACGAATCACTACAGAATGAAGAACAGCAGCCTATTAAAGAACCAACTCGACGAGATATCCTCGGTCCCGTTATCCAATCCACTGTCGCTGCACTGGGAGGTGTGGAAACCGATGCCGCAACTGGAGTTACTCGCTATGTGCTCGGTGATGATTGCCTTGGATGTTTACGCGATCTTAAGAAGCTCTGGCGCAAGGACGATACTGATGACGAGAGAACTGTTGCACGTGTGTTTTGGGAGACTAGGGTACTCCAAAATGATCTAGTGCCTATTCTTATCGAGACTGCAGGAGGGGATATAGTTGGCGACAAACGAGCGGTGGCTTGCG CCGATGTCATTGGGGCTATGACCTGGCCAATCGATATTGCCGCCGAGTTGAAGGAACTTGACGAACAGTTAGATGAAAGGACTGATTATGCTACGTTAGTCCTGGCACAATTGCACTATAAGGAAGCGCTTGCTCGTCCCGAGGTTCTCAAGGCACTCCAAAATATCATAATGCCGTGCATGGCCAAGGATAAACG ATCCCGTTCCGAGAGAGACACTCAGATTATTTCGCTTGTACTATACATCTTCCGCAACTTGCTTTTACTGAAAGACCCTCCTCGTGCATCATCATCCTTGTCAGCATCCTCGACATCCCTGGCATCCCTTCAATCACGCCTTTTGGTCTCACTCCGTACAACCGGACTTCTCGACCTCTTCCTTACTTGTACGTCTAACGCGGACGCACCAGAATTTTCCGAGTTTAGCGCGGTGCTCCTGGAAATAACGTATCTGATAATTCGTGGTGTTGGGGTTCGCGACGTCGCAAAAGTCAAAGAGAAAGTAGCAAGGAAAGGGGAGAGCGGTATGCTGGGGGACGGCGAGGATGAACAGCTCAAGGCGCTTTTGGATCAGGAGAAGAGACAGAGGCAGATTGCGAAACGTGGCGCACCTACACGGCATAGCCGGTTTGGGACAACCATTGCTCTCAAAACG AATAAGGAACAATACATTCTACACCGACAAGAAGCTATCAAAGCCGATCCTTCGGAAATGATTGACATGGTCAAGAAAAAACGAGCCAAGAAGACTGTTCGAGTGGATGAAGTGGGCGTCTTTAATCCTCTGAGCTCTGAAGCTCTTGGCGCGCTTGCTATGTTTGCTGGAAAGTTCGTCGAGTCTTGTTTCAATA CATTCATGTCATGCGTTctcaaagatatcaagtccgagCGTCCAAAGTATACAGAGAAGGACAACCTTCGTCTACTTTTCCTCACAAAATGgttccttgaattcttcctcatGGTGCGGgaaaatcaagaaaaagaaCGCAAACAAAAGGGTTTGGTAGCTGGTGCTCTGG AACTGTGGCCATTCGGCTATGTCAGTGAGGTGGTTGAACATGGATGGGCGCCTTGGGTCCTGAGGCGCATGCGAGCTGCAGTGGAAGAAAAG CCCAAACTATGGGTCGAACTTCATGCAGGAATGGATTGTCTCACCCAATTG CTCAACCTGATCGTCCTCATGGCCCAAGATCCTGACGAAGCTAATCAAGAAGCTGCCGAAACTTTACAGCATCAGCTGTATTACAACGGGGAGGCGTTGGATGTGGCACTTGAAAGCTTAAGAGGGTATAAGGACCAAAGCATAGC GTACCTCGACTCGGCTGTTCATCTTGCATACGTTCTTCTTAGAATGCTTGAAAAATGGGCACACAGTCAAGGAGAGATGTACGTTCgcaagaagaaaaagtcTCGAGCGAAGAAGG CCAAGGGTGTTTCCGAGGAAGAAGGCATCGTGGATGTCGACAGCGACGAGGGAGAAGAAAAAGCAACCGAAGATTTGGTCAAAGAACAGATGTTCGTGTTTGAAAAATACGAGGCT AAATTTGCCCAAGAGGACATTGCACACGCATGTCTTGTGTATCTAGCCCGTTGGCGAGAATTCACATCGTCGGAGCAGATGAGAAGAATCGTTGGTTTATTGCACAGACAAGCTGTCAAGGCCAAAGCAGAAGGATTCTTCTTCAAG GTTTCCACGCTTGCGCTCTTTCAGTCTATCCTCAAGAACCAGGCCTCTCTACCAAAGGACCAGCCCTACAAGGACCTACTTCAATTGATTAACTTTATATTACGCAAGTTCTTCAAGAATGCACAGGAGCATCCTCTATTATTAGTCGAG GCATTCTTCCCCAAGAACCGCGGCCAATGGAAAGCATATTCGAGCTACGAACCCGAGGTTAAACCAAAGTCCAAACCAGCGGGCAAAGCCGAGGTCGGAGTCAAGAAAGGGTTCAAGACTTCAGAACAAATCGGAATCGCCGTGGCATGTCTGGTCGAAGAAGACAGCAAGTCGCTTATTGATTGGGTTGTGGAT GTTTTGAAACGTGTTGGGAGGCAAAGACAAGCTATTGTGGAGGAAACCGATGCTGGTGAAGATCCTCCTAGCGATGAAGATGAGGAGGCCGCCGCGGCTCGGCAAGCTGCACTGCAGAAGAAAGTTCCTTCTCAAGAGGCGATGAACAAGTTTGAGGAATACC GCATTCCATATTTGGACGACCAACAATCTGAGGCTGCTACATCAAACAAGTACTTGAAGTTGCTTATGCGGCTCGTGGGGTTCACGTGCACGGACGATG ACGCTCTCGAACCTGAATGGCACGTTCCAAAGCAGCTCACACCGTCTGAACTGCAAACCTCGCAAAACGTCATCGAACAATACCTCGCCAACCCGATCGACCTTCAAGGTAAAAAAGCAAAAGAACATCTCACTGCCAAACGAAGCACCCGAAGGAAACGGGAAGAATACGAAGAATCATCCTCCAGTTCGGAAGAATCCAAAGGACTCTCCGATACAGGTGAAGAGGACTTTTTACCAAATGACGAAGCGTCAGTGCAAAGACGGGCCGCACGGCGAGCCGCTCGTGAAGAGAGGCGCGCGGCGAAACGCCAAAGAAGGGAAGAGCGCGAGTCAAAGAAGAGGGAGCGCAAGAAGAAAGAAGTGCAGGTCTACAAGTCGGCGgagattattgaagactcGGACGCTGAGCTTGGAGATGATGATGCATTCTTTGCAAAGGAGCGGGAGTTGATGGAAAAGGCGAAGCAAGCAGGTCAGGGCGCTTATGCCTCGGGAACGATGCTGGAGCACGGGACAAAGAAACGGAAGAAGAAAGAGGGGGGCCAGAAGAGGAGAGGAAAGAGGACCAAGGATGTTTTCGAGGCTGATGCAGAACCTCTTATCGGggatgacgacgacgatggAAGCAACTCGGAAAAGGAGGCCGAGCCTGTATCAAAGCCGAGACCTAGGCCACGACCCCGGCCCAAACCGAAGCAACCATCACCTGAGGAGAGTCCAAAGAGCGTTGCAGAGGACGTGGATGCTCGTTCGTCGGGAGACGAAGGGCCGATTGTACGCGCTCGTCCACGTCCACGTCCACGAATTCCAGTGGAAAGCGATGAAGAGTAG
- a CDS encoding ribosomal protein L34e: MFCQIEVVAVWSKGDLPMIAQQHQYRRRPGIFHHPVGTAPDANQFTSEPTHNLKTVFEMAQRVTIRKRTPYNTKSNRRRVVKTPGGKLVYQHLKKLATSPKCGDCGTALPGVPALRPREYATISKRQKTVRRAYGGSRCGDCVKQRILRAFLIEEAKIVKKVIKSQEKGAPRK, encoded by the exons ATGTTCTGCCAAATCGAGGTTGTCGCGGTGTGGTCCAAGGGGGATCTGCCGATGATTGCACAGCAACACCAGTATAGGAGAAGACCTGGAATCTTT CACCATCCCGTCGGAACAGCGCCGGACGCAAATCAATTTACCTCCGAGCCGACACACAACCTCAAAACCGTATTCG AAATGGCCCAACGCGTCACCATCCGCAAGCGCACTCCCTACAACACCAAGTCCAACCGCAGGAGAGTCGTCAAGACCCCTGGTGGAAAGCTTGTGTACCAGCACTTGAAGAAGCTTGCGACCTCACCCAAGTGTGGTGACTGTGGGACTGCCCTTCCCGGT gtcccagctctccgtCCTCGCGAATACGCAACGATTTCAAAACGCCAAAAGACTGTGCGACGGGCGTATGGTGGAAGCAGGTGTGGTGACTGCGTCAAGCAACG CATCCTCCGTGCGTTCTTGATTGAGGAGGCCAAGATCGTCAAGAAGGTGATCAAGTCTCAGGAAAAGGGAGCTCCTCGCAAGTAA